A portion of the uncultured Bacteroides sp. genome contains these proteins:
- a CDS encoding NAD(P)-dependent alcohol dehydrogenase, translating to MIQVKGYAAQNPEANLMPWDFERREVGAHDLQIDISFCGVCHSDLHQIKNDWFQGIFPMVPGHEIVGKITKVGTHVKNFKIGDLAGVGTMVDSCKACNDCQEGHEQFCSVSSVQTYNSVGKDGLPTYGGYSNTIVVREDFVFHISEKLSLPGVAPLLCAGITTYSPLRRWKVGKGHKLAVVGLGGLGHMAVKFGLAFGAEVTVLSTSPSKKQDAEKLGAHHFVVTNEEDQLASVRNSFDFILDCVAAKHDLNLYLPLLKTNGVHICVGAPAESFELSPFSLIIGNKTLAGSGAGGVQETQEMLDFCAEHNIVSDIELINMKDIHVAFDRMLKGDVRYRFVIDMSTL from the coding sequence ATGATTCAAGTAAAAGGTTATGCCGCTCAAAATCCGGAAGCAAATTTGATGCCTTGGGACTTTGAACGAAGAGAAGTTGGGGCACACGATCTCCAAATAGATATTTCATTCTGTGGTGTCTGTCACAGCGATCTTCATCAGATAAAGAATGATTGGTTTCAGGGAATATTCCCGATGGTGCCTGGACACGAAATTGTGGGCAAAATCACAAAGGTCGGAACCCATGTGAAGAACTTCAAGATCGGAGATCTGGCTGGGGTAGGCACGATGGTCGATTCTTGTAAAGCTTGCAATGATTGTCAGGAAGGGCACGAACAATTTTGTAGTGTCAGCTCTGTGCAGACTTACAATAGTGTTGGAAAAGATGGATTACCTACTTATGGCGGTTATTCTAATACGATTGTTGTTCGTGAAGATTTTGTATTTCATATTTCCGAAAAATTAAGTCTGCCGGGAGTAGCTCCACTACTTTGCGCAGGCATTACTACTTACTCGCCACTTCGCCGTTGGAAAGTAGGCAAAGGGCACAAACTTGCCGTTGTAGGTTTAGGAGGATTGGGGCACATGGCGGTTAAATTTGGTTTGGCTTTTGGAGCTGAAGTTACTGTTTTGAGTACTTCCCCATCTAAAAAACAAGATGCCGAGAAGCTTGGTGCGCATCATTTCGTGGTGACTAACGAAGAAGATCAATTGGCCTCCGTGCGAAATTCATTTGACTTTATTCTTGATTGTGTTGCCGCTAAGCACGATTTGAATCTATATTTGCCGTTATTGAAAACAAATGGCGTTCATATTTGCGTTGGTGCTCCTGCCGAATCGTTCGAACTATCACCATTCTCCTTGATTATAGGAAATAAGACGCTTGCCGGTTCAGGAGCCGGCGGAGTGCAAGAAACACAAGAAATGCTTGATTTTTGCGCAGAGCACAACATCGTTTCGGATATTGAACTCATTAATATGAAAGATATTCATGTGGCGTTTGATAGAATGTTAAAAGGTGATGTGCGTTACCGATTTGTTATCGATATGTCAACACTATAA
- a CDS encoding helix-turn-helix transcriptional regulator, translating into MKKEVTTLKAINSISELHRLLALPKPEHPLISVISFDDIKDFKGNASQRIKYNFYQICIKKDVEGKLRYGQNYYDFDEGIITFISPGQIISSETVSARGWLLIIHPDFLQGYPLAKAIKQYGFFSYELSEALFLSEKEEREIEAIMKNIEQEYQSLTDAHTQDIIVSQIELLLNYSNRFYNRQFITRKKANNDLLTRLESILSDYFNTGQAEEYGLPTVDYLAKKLHVSSHYLSDMLRTVTGENTQQHIQNKLIEKAKETLSTTSLSVSEIAYQLGFKYPQSFNKLFKNKTNLTPLEFRTSFNTPVH; encoded by the coding sequence ATGAAAAAGGAAGTAACCACGTTGAAGGCTATTAATTCTATCTCTGAATTGCATCGCTTATTAGCATTGCCAAAGCCGGAACATCCATTGATAAGCGTCATCAGCTTTGATGATATAAAAGATTTTAAAGGGAACGCATCGCAAAGGATAAAATATAATTTCTACCAGATATGCATTAAGAAGGACGTTGAAGGTAAGTTGCGTTACGGGCAGAATTATTATGATTTTGACGAGGGAATAATCACTTTTATCTCTCCCGGACAAATTATTTCATCTGAAACCGTTTCCGCTCGAGGCTGGCTGCTGATTATCCATCCGGATTTTCTTCAAGGTTATCCGCTAGCTAAGGCGATCAAACAGTATGGTTTCTTTTCTTATGAATTATCAGAAGCATTATTTCTATCCGAGAAGGAAGAAAGGGAAATTGAAGCTATCATGAAAAATATCGAGCAAGAGTATCAATCACTGACAGATGCTCATACTCAGGATATTATCGTATCTCAAATAGAACTTTTATTAAATTATTCTAACCGATTTTATAATCGCCAATTCATCACTCGCAAGAAGGCAAACAATGATTTGTTGACTAGATTAGAATCTATTCTATCAGATTATTTCAATACCGGACAAGCGGAGGAATATGGATTGCCAACGGTAGACTACCTTGCCAAGAAGCTACATGTTTCGTCGCATTACTTAAGCGATATGTTGCGAACTGTGACTGGAGAAAATACGCAGCAACACATACAAAACAAGCTTATTGAAAAGGCAAAAGAAACATTGTCTACTACCTCGCTCTCTGTCAGTGAGATTGCTTATCAGCTTGGCTTTAAGTATCCGCAATCGTTCAATAAGTTGTTTAAGAATAAGACCAACTTAACTCCACTTGAGTTTAGAACATCTTTCAACACACCCGTCCATTGA
- a CDS encoding DUF3089 domain-containing protein — MSNRGATVSTLMLASAANESADGRKGRFIQNFVGRMLDQDAAPNTGPEPDYSNPFYWAASPDKQNPADSIPSFLKGEIKNQTADVFYLHPTTFLSGLNPLTILSDVSNKHELIESMKNTPWNADLNDTALNHLTDMRAVLNQATAFNATCRVFAPRYRQVHIKGFFARTSDATQRALDLAYSDIKESFEYYLTHHNQGRPIVIAAHSQGTLHAIRLLHNYFDGKPLQQQLVCAYLVGHQLPVDTFKHLPLGETPDAIGCFVGWRSYLEGELPQSVKVEKGDSLCVNPLTWAASTEAVAKEENAGMLLSLNKLLPHEVSARIEPASKVLWVSLSDFSSKVTKQMRNLHSFDYNLFWMDIRENVRLRVDAYNKNKQ; from the coding sequence ATGAGCAATAGAGGTGCTACAGTCTCCACATTAATGCTTGCCAGTGCAGCAAATGAGTCGGCAGATGGCCGGAAAGGACGATTTATACAAAATTTTGTGGGGCGAATGCTCGATCAAGACGCGGCCCCCAACACGGGACCGGAACCGGATTACAGTAATCCGTTTTATTGGGCGGCCTCTCCCGACAAACAAAATCCCGCAGACAGTATCCCTTCTTTTCTAAAAGGAGAAATAAAGAACCAAACAGCCGATGTGTTCTATCTTCATCCCACAACTTTCTTGAGCGGACTCAATCCGCTGACCATCTTAAGTGACGTAAGCAATAAGCATGAGCTCATTGAATCGATGAAAAATACTCCGTGGAACGCCGACCTGAACGACACGGCGCTAAATCATTTGACCGATATGCGAGCCGTTCTCAATCAGGCCACAGCTTTTAACGCCACTTGCCGTGTGTTTGCCCCTCGCTACAGGCAGGTTCACATTAAAGGTTTCTTTGCCCGAACGTCGGATGCCACACAGCGAGCCCTCGACTTGGCTTATAGTGATATAAAAGAATCTTTTGAGTACTACCTCACGCACCATAATCAGGGGCGGCCAATTGTGATTGCCGCACACAGCCAAGGCACTTTGCACGCCATCCGTTTGCTGCACAATTATTTTGACGGCAAACCGCTACAGCAACAATTGGTTTGCGCTTATCTGGTGGGTCATCAACTGCCCGTGGATACCTTCAAGCACCTTCCGCTGGGCGAAACACCCGATGCCATAGGCTGTTTTGTTGGCTGGCGTAGCTACCTCGAAGGCGAATTGCCACAATCGGTGAAGGTAGAAAAGGGTGATTCACTTTGTGTCAATCCGCTGACATGGGCTGCATCAACCGAAGCGGTTGCCAAGGAGGAAAATGCAGGTATGTTGCTGAGTCTCAACAAACTATTGCCTCACGAGGTCAGCGCAAGGATTGAACCAGCCTCAAAAGTGTTATGGGTTTCTTTGTCGGACTTTTCGTCCAAAGTGACCAAACAGATGAGAAACCTGCATTCCTTCGATTACAATCTGTTTTGGATGGATATTCGTGAGAATGTGCGTTTGAGAGTGGATGCATATAATAAGAACAAACAGTAA
- the lpdA gene encoding dihydrolipoyl dehydrogenase, with the protein MKYDIGIIGGGPAGYNAGEKAAASGLKTVLFEKSEVGGVCLNEGCIPSKTLLYSAKLLDNAKSSAKYGILVEGSPSFDLDKIIARKNKTVKKLTMGVKMKLTSAGATVVQGEAAVAGEEGGEILLTCNGEQYEVKYLLLCAGSETVIPPIKGLSDIDFWTSKEALDNKMVPKSLAIIGGGVIGMEFASFFNSIGVKVNVIEMMPEILGVMDNESSAMLRAEYAKKGISFYLGAKVIEVNSHQVIIEKGGKTQEIEAEKILVSVGRKAVLNTIGADKLNLELQGRGVKVNEYMQTSHPNVYAAGDITGYSMLAHTAIREAEVAINHIVGVDDRMSYDAIPGVVYTNPEMAGVGKTEEEVKASGIKYSVLKLPMAYAGRFVAENETGNGYCKLIVDEAERIIGCHMVGNPASELIVSVGIAIEQKFTVEDFKRIIFPHPTVGEIIHESLSI; encoded by the coding sequence ATGAAATATGATATTGGAATTATAGGAGGAGGCCCTGCGGGATATAATGCAGGCGAGAAAGCTGCAGCAAGCGGCCTGAAAACGGTTCTTTTCGAGAAGAGTGAAGTTGGAGGCGTTTGCTTGAACGAGGGTTGCATACCTTCTAAAACATTACTTTATTCAGCTAAATTATTAGATAATGCCAAAAGTTCTGCAAAATACGGAATTTTGGTAGAAGGTTCTCCTTCGTTTGATTTGGACAAGATCATTGCTCGCAAGAACAAGACGGTGAAGAAATTGACCATGGGGGTTAAGATGAAACTGACCTCTGCGGGCGCTACCGTTGTGCAAGGCGAAGCGGCTGTTGCGGGTGAAGAAGGCGGAGAGATTCTGCTGACTTGCAATGGCGAACAGTATGAGGTGAAATATCTGCTGCTTTGTGCGGGCTCGGAAACGGTTATCCCGCCTATCAAAGGACTTTCGGACATCGATTTCTGGACTTCGAAAGAGGCATTGGACAATAAAATGGTGCCTAAATCGCTTGCTATTATTGGTGGCGGAGTGATCGGGATGGAGTTTGCTTCGTTCTTCAACAGCATTGGCGTAAAAGTGAACGTTATAGAGATGATGCCGGAGATATTGGGTGTGATGGATAATGAATCATCGGCCATGCTTCGGGCGGAATACGCTAAAAAGGGAATCTCTTTTTATCTTGGAGCGAAAGTTATCGAGGTAAATTCGCATCAAGTGATCATAGAAAAAGGAGGCAAGACCCAAGAAATTGAGGCTGAAAAGATATTGGTTAGCGTAGGCCGTAAAGCGGTTCTCAATACGATTGGTGCGGATAAGCTGAACTTGGAGCTTCAGGGCCGTGGTGTGAAGGTGAACGAATATATGCAAACTTCGCATCCGAATGTATATGCAGCGGGAGATATCACCGGATATTCCATGCTTGCTCATACGGCTATTCGTGAGGCGGAAGTGGCGATTAACCACATCGTAGGCGTAGACGACCGAATGAGTTATGACGCCATTCCGGGTGTTGTTTATACCAATCCGGAAATGGCTGGAGTTGGAAAGACTGAAGAGGAGGTGAAAGCTTCCGGAATAAAATATAGTGTGCTGAAACTGCCGATGGCTTATGCCGGACGCTTCGTAGCCGAAAACGAGACGGGCAATGGATATTGCAAACTGATCGTTGATGAAGCGGAACGCATCATTGGGTGTCACATGGTAGGCAATCCTGCTTCGGAACTAATCGTTTCGGTGGGGATAGCTATTGAGCAAAAGTTCACAGTGGAAGATTTTAAGCGGATCATTTTCCCGCATCCAACTGTGGGCGAAATTATACACGAAAGTTTATCTATTTGA
- a CDS encoding lipoate--protein ligase family protein — protein MICINSPITDPYFNLAAEEFLLKNFTEDVFMVWQSEPSVIIGRHQDVQAEVNLALAREHEIKIARRSSGGGAVYDDLGNVNLTFIENSKNPDFGKFSTLMIDFLRTLGLHAKVDARRGLTVNGLKISGSAQSIFGGRILFHASLLFSTNLSMLTSILEGDLSALEQLPDTKRRSYVKSVKSKVTNIAQHLDSPMQMSEFKQLIIKNLMAQQEGPTNIYTFSEQDKMKIALLRDEKYKTPSWNLGLNRLDNSYSVNLKT, from the coding sequence ATGATTTGTATTAACAGCCCGATTACGGATCCATACTTTAACTTGGCAGCGGAAGAATTTCTGCTGAAAAACTTCACAGAGGATGTCTTCATGGTGTGGCAAAGTGAGCCCTCTGTGATTATCGGAAGACATCAGGATGTGCAAGCCGAGGTGAATCTTGCTTTGGCAAGGGAGCATGAGATCAAAATAGCCCGACGTAGTTCGGGAGGTGGCGCTGTGTATGATGATCTGGGCAATGTGAATCTTACTTTTATAGAAAACAGCAAGAACCCTGATTTCGGGAAGTTTTCGACCCTGATGATCGACTTTCTAAGAACATTAGGATTGCACGCCAAAGTTGACGCACGTCGAGGATTGACCGTGAATGGTTTAAAGATCTCCGGCAGTGCGCAATCTATCTTTGGTGGCAGAATCTTGTTTCATGCTTCGCTCTTGTTTTCTACCAATCTGTCTATGCTTACTTCGATTCTGGAGGGCGATTTGAGTGCGTTGGAGCAACTGCCCGACACGAAAAGAAGAAGCTATGTGAAGTCTGTGAAAAGTAAAGTGACCAATATTGCTCAACATCTGGATAGCCCGATGCAAATGAGTGAATTCAAACAATTGATAATAAAAAACTTGATGGCTCAACAAGAGGGGCCTACTAATATATATACTTTCAGTGAGCAGGACAAGATGAAGATTGCTTTGCTGAGGGATGAAAAATACAAAACTCCAAGCTGGAATTTAGGGCTAAATCGCTTGGATAATTCTTATTCAGTCAATTTAAAAACTTAA